The proteins below come from a single Deltaproteobacteria bacterium genomic window:
- the rpoB gene encoding DNA-directed RNA polymerase subunit beta, with protein MSTTASAVSRVPNNLRFRRTFGRIKKIIDIPNLIEIQKRSYEEFLQKDVAPEARKDQGLQAVFKSVFPIKDFNETASLEFVSYTLSEPKYDVEECHQRGMTFAAPLKVTVQLVIWDVDPESGVRSIKNVKEQEVYFGEIPLMTRHGTFMINGTERVIVSQLHRSPGVFFDHDKGKTHASGKLLYSARIIPYRGSWIDFEFDPKDILYVRIDRRRKFHATVLLRALGMTAEDLLNYFYRKDTIILDGRKAAKRFVPDHLVGVKATRDLRNPQSNELIVKEGRKFTRAALRQMEQAGIEQIPIALEEVLGRVAAHDVKDPKTNEILLATNEEITDEKLELFRQRGISKVEVLFLDDTHIGPSLRNTLLQDKIEKPEDAILEIYRRLRPGDPPTPETATAFFNNLFFNPERYDLSRVGRLKLNHKLKLNVPLDQGTLRREDILEVVRYLIELKNGNGQIDDIDHLGNRRVRAVGELVENQYRIGLVRMERAIKERMSLQDIETLMPQELINYKPVSAVIKEFFGSSQLSQFMDQTNPLSEITHKRRLSALGPGGLTRERAGFEVRDVHPTHYGRVCPIETPEGPNIGLIASLSTYARVNEFGFVETPYRRVKEGRVTDEIVYLSALEEEEHTIAQANAPLDARGHFTADLISSRIGGEFTMVRPEQVEFMDVSPNQLVSVAASLIPFLENDDANRALMGSNMQRQAVPLLRTDAPLVGTGMERVVARDSGVTVVVRRDGVVEQVDSTRIVVKADRPAQDGRDPGVDIYNLVKYQRSNQNTCMNQRPIVVVGDHVRAGDVIADGPSTELGDLALGRNVLVAFMPWGGYNFEDSILISERVVKHDLFTSVHIEEFECVARDTKLGPEEITRDIPNVGDEALKDLDESGIIRIGAEVKPGDILVGKITPKGETQLSPEEKLLRAIFGEKAGEVRDTSLRVPPGVEGTVINARVFSRKGIQKDERSRVIEEEEIAKLRKDQQDEIRIIRESAGRKVLELLQGKQTAVRLTDDSRKVLLNKGVEVTADVLAQMPPNYWGDIKVGDERVEDDLSRLVEGMQEQIDLIKVAFGEKIERLKGGDELPPGVIKMVKVFVAIKRKLQVGDKMAGRHGNKGVLSRLLPEEDMPYLTDGTPVDIVLNPLGVPSRMNVGQILETHLGWAARELGRQIAQELEENGRPNVEALRKKLKELYGAREASDFVDALGDDDVVKLARKASRGIHVASPVFDGASEEEIFKLLARASLPANGQTRLYDGRTGQPFAHEVTVGMMYMMKLHHLVDDKIHARSTGPYSLVTQQPLGGKAQFGGQRLGEMEVWALEAYGSAYSLQEMLTVKSDDVAGRTRMYEAIVKGENVLEPGLPESFNVMVKELQSLALDMELTEDRPEDRGS; from the coding sequence ATGAGCACGACGGCGTCGGCAGTGTCCCGCGTTCCGAACAACCTCCGTTTCCGGCGGACGTTCGGGCGCATCAAGAAGATCATCGACATCCCGAACCTGATCGAGATCCAGAAGCGCTCCTACGAGGAGTTCCTGCAAAAGGACGTGGCCCCCGAGGCCCGCAAGGACCAGGGGCTGCAGGCGGTCTTCAAGTCGGTCTTCCCGATCAAGGACTTCAACGAAACCGCCTCCCTCGAGTTCGTGAGCTACACGCTCTCCGAGCCCAAGTACGACGTGGAGGAGTGCCACCAGCGGGGGATGACGTTCGCGGCCCCGCTCAAGGTCACGGTTCAGCTCGTCATCTGGGACGTCGACCCGGAGAGCGGGGTTCGCTCCATCAAGAACGTCAAGGAGCAGGAGGTCTACTTCGGCGAGATCCCGCTCATGACCCGCCACGGGACGTTCATGATCAACGGCACGGAACGGGTCATCGTATCCCAGCTTCATCGCTCGCCGGGCGTCTTCTTCGATCACGACAAGGGAAAGACCCACGCCAGCGGGAAGCTCCTCTACTCGGCGCGCATCATCCCGTACCGCGGCTCCTGGATCGACTTCGAGTTCGACCCCAAGGACATCCTCTACGTGCGCATCGACCGGCGGCGGAAGTTCCACGCCACCGTGCTCCTGCGCGCGCTCGGTATGACCGCCGAGGACCTGCTCAACTACTTCTACCGCAAGGACACCATCATCCTCGACGGCCGCAAGGCCGCGAAGCGCTTCGTGCCCGACCATCTGGTGGGCGTGAAGGCGACCCGCGACCTCCGCAACCCGCAGAGCAACGAGCTCATCGTCAAGGAGGGCCGCAAGTTCACCCGGGCGGCGCTCCGCCAGATGGAGCAGGCCGGCATCGAGCAGATTCCCATCGCCCTCGAGGAGGTGCTCGGTCGGGTCGCGGCGCACGACGTCAAGGACCCGAAGACGAACGAGATCCTGCTCGCGACCAACGAGGAGATCACCGACGAGAAGCTCGAGCTCTTCCGCCAGCGCGGCATCAGCAAGGTGGAGGTCCTCTTCCTCGACGACACCCACATCGGCCCCTCGCTCCGCAACACGCTCCTCCAGGACAAGATCGAGAAGCCCGAGGACGCGATCCTCGAGATCTACCGCCGGCTCCGCCCGGGCGACCCGCCCACCCCCGAGACGGCAACCGCCTTCTTCAACAACCTCTTCTTCAATCCCGAGCGCTACGACCTCTCGCGCGTGGGCCGGCTGAAGCTCAACCACAAGCTCAAGCTGAACGTCCCCCTCGACCAGGGCACGCTCCGGCGCGAGGACATCCTGGAGGTCGTTCGCTATCTCATCGAGCTCAAGAACGGCAACGGCCAGATCGACGACATCGACCACCTGGGCAACCGCCGCGTGCGCGCCGTCGGCGAGCTGGTCGAGAACCAGTACCGCATCGGCCTGGTGCGCATGGAGCGGGCCATCAAGGAGCGCATGAGCCTGCAGGACATCGAGACGCTGATGCCGCAGGAGCTCATCAACTACAAGCCGGTATCGGCCGTCATCAAGGAGTTCTTCGGGTCCTCGCAGCTCTCGCAGTTCATGGACCAGACGAACCCGCTCTCCGAGATCACGCACAAGCGCCGCCTCTCCGCCCTCGGCCCGGGGGGCCTCACGCGCGAGCGCGCGGGGTTCGAGGTGCGCGACGTGCACCCCACCCACTACGGCCGCGTGTGCCCGATCGAGACGCCGGAAGGCCCGAACATCGGCCTCATCGCGTCCCTCTCGACCTACGCGCGCGTGAACGAGTTCGGCTTCGTCGAGACGCCGTACCGGCGCGTCAAGGAAGGGCGGGTGACCGACGAGATCGTCTACCTCTCGGCGCTCGAGGAGGAGGAGCACACGATCGCGCAGGCGAACGCGCCGCTCGACGCGCGGGGCCATTTCACTGCCGACCTGATCTCGTCGCGCATCGGCGGCGAGTTCACCATGGTGCGCCCGGAGCAGGTCGAGTTCATGGACGTGTCGCCGAACCAGCTCGTGTCGGTGGCGGCCTCGCTCATCCCGTTCCTCGAGAACGACGACGCCAACCGCGCCCTCATGGGCTCCAACATGCAGCGCCAGGCGGTGCCCCTCCTGCGCACGGACGCGCCGCTGGTCGGCACGGGGATGGAGCGGGTGGTGGCGCGCGACTCCGGCGTCACGGTCGTCGTCCGGCGCGACGGCGTCGTCGAGCAGGTCGACTCGACGCGCATCGTGGTCAAGGCCGACCGGCCCGCCCAGGACGGCCGCGACCCCGGCGTCGACATCTACAACCTCGTCAAGTACCAGCGCTCGAACCAGAACACCTGCATGAACCAGCGCCCGATCGTGGTGGTGGGCGACCATGTGCGGGCGGGCGACGTGATCGCCGACGGCCCCTCGACCGAGCTCGGCGACCTGGCCCTGGGGCGCAACGTGCTCGTCGCCTTCATGCCCTGGGGCGGCTACAACTTCGAGGACTCGATCCTCATCTCCGAGCGGGTGGTGAAGCACGACCTCTTCACCTCGGTCCACATCGAGGAGTTCGAGTGCGTGGCGCGCGACACCAAGCTCGGCCCCGAGGAGATCACGCGCGACATCCCGAACGTCGGCGACGAGGCACTCAAGGACCTCGACGAGTCCGGCATCATCCGCATCGGTGCGGAGGTGAAGCCGGGCGACATCCTGGTCGGCAAGATCACGCCCAAGGGCGAGACGCAGCTCTCGCCCGAGGAGAAGCTCCTGCGTGCCATCTTCGGCGAGAAGGCGGGCGAGGTACGCGACACGAGTCTGCGCGTCCCGCCCGGCGTCGAGGGCACGGTCATCAATGCTCGGGTCTTCTCCCGGAAGGGCATCCAGAAGGACGAGCGCTCCCGCGTGATCGAGGAGGAGGAGATCGCCAAGCTGCGCAAGGACCAGCAGGACGAGATCCGCATCATTCGCGAGAGCGCGGGCCGGAAGGTGCTCGAGCTCCTCCAGGGGAAGCAGACCGCGGTGCGGCTCACGGACGACTCGCGCAAGGTCCTCCTGAACAAGGGCGTCGAGGTCACGGCCGACGTGCTGGCGCAGATGCCGCCCAACTACTGGGGCGACATCAAGGTCGGCGACGAGCGCGTGGAGGACGACCTCTCGCGCCTGGTCGAGGGGATGCAGGAGCAGATCGATCTGATCAAGGTTGCCTTCGGCGAGAAGATCGAGCGGCTCAAGGGCGGCGACGAGCTCCCGCCGGGCGTGATCAAGATGGTGAAGGTGTTCGTCGCCATCAAGCGCAAGCTCCAGGTGGGCGACAAGATGGCCGGCCGCCACGGCAACAAGGGCGTCCTCTCGCGCCTGCTGCCCGAGGAGGACATGCCGTACCTGACGGACGGGACGCCGGTCGACATCGTGCTCAATCCCCTCGGGGTGCCGAGCCGGATGAACGTCGGCCAGATCCTCGAAACCCACCTCGGCTGGGCGGCGCGGGAGCTCGGGCGCCAGATCGCGCAGGAGCTCGAGGAGAACGGGCGGCCGAACGTCGAGGCGCTGCGCAAGAAACTGAAGGAGCTCTACGGCGCGAGGGAGGCCAGCGACTTCGTCGACGCGCTCGGTGACGACGACGTCGTCAAGCTGGCGCGCAAGGCCTCGCGGGGGATCCACGTCGCGTCGCCCGTGTTCGACGGCGCCTCCGAGGAGGAGATCTTCAAGCTCCTCGCGCGTGCGAGCCTCCCCGCCAACGGCCAGACCCGCCTCTACGACGGCCGCACCGGCCAGCCGTTCGCGCACGAGGTGACGGTCGGCATGATGTACATGATGAAGCTGCACCACCTGGTCGACGACAAGATCCACGCGCGCTCGACCGGCCCCTACTCGTTGGTGACCCAGCAGCCGCTCGGCGGCAAGGCCCAGTTCGGCGGCCAGCGCCTCGGCGAGATGGAGGTGTGGGCGCTCGAGGCCTACGGCTCCGCGTACTCGCTGCAGGAGATGCTGACCGTCAAGTCCGACGACGTGGCAGGCCGCACGCGCATGTACGAGGCGATCGTGAAGGGCGAGAACGTCCTCGAGCCGGGGCTGCCCGAGTCCTTCAACGTCATGGTGAAGGAACTCCAGAGCCTGGCGCTCGACATGGAGCTGACCGAGGACCGCCCCGAGGACCGCGGCTCGTGA
- a CDS encoding 50S ribosomal protein L7/L12: MEVTREQVKDFLKNMSLMDAATLVKELESELGVSAAAPVAVAAGGPAAAGGAAAAVPEKEDFTVVLAGAGDKKIQVIKVVRELTGLGLKEAKDLVDGVPKPVKEGVPKAEAEAIKKKLEDAGGSVELK; this comes from the coding sequence ATGGAAGTGACGCGCGAGCAGGTGAAGGACTTCTTGAAGAACATGAGCCTGATGGACGCGGCTACGCTCGTGAAGGAGCTTGAGTCCGAGCTCGGCGTGTCGGCGGCGGCCCCGGTGGCGGTGGCCGCGGGCGGGCCGGCCGCGGCCGGCGGCGCCGCGGCCGCCGTGCCGGAGAAGGAGGACTTCACGGTCGTCCTCGCCGGGGCCGGCGACAAGAAGATCCAGGTCATCAAGGTGGTGCGCGAGCTCACCGGGCTCGGCCTCAAGGAGGCAAAGGACCTGGTCGACGGGGTGCCCAAGCCGGTCAAGGAGGGCGTGCCGAAGGCCGAGGCCGAGGCGATCAAGAAGAAGCTCGAAGACGCGGGCGGCAGCGTGGAGCTGAAGTGA
- the lptG gene encoding LPS export ABC transporter permease LptG codes for MHRVRPGRRAARRAAGPRRPLARLHPEPGHDLRLLRPPLVRAGAGRAGARVRGGRALAAERGLRGARRLPLRARRPRADAGPARTLAERARRPARLAARAPRRGGRAVSAARRLLLPVVGRHLVREFLAPFALSLAGFVVIYITAEFFDRLDSFLRHDVGSGAIVRYFVFKLPLVVTQVTPFAVLVGALVGLGLLARQNEFVALRACGVSAWQIATPLLVLAALISAGAFTWNEIVVPYSAHRWHEIENLEIKRRGPASVFAGREIWFHGRAGFYNIDRVSPRKKTLWGLAVYQLDPDFRLTRLIEADSATWDGTRWQLSGARTLEFTADGTRQRQAAPPGFTIPETLEDFRAVSVEPEELSYGMLRRQIKDLRRKGVDTHESLVDLHLKLAFPAASLIMMLLAVPLAAAGTRVTSFAASVGLGLAVGFAYFFLVAFTRPLGQTGSLPPALAAWTANVVFALVGGFYLLGTE; via the coding sequence GTGCATCGTGTTCGCCCTGGTCGCCGTGCCGCTCGGCGTGCAGCCGGTCCGCGCCGCCCGCTCGCGCGGCTTCACCCTGAGCCTGGTCATGATCTTCGCCTACTACGTCCTCCTCTCGTTCGGGCAGGCGCTGGCCGAGCAGGCGCTCGTGTCCGCGGCGGTCGGGCTCTGGCTGCCGAACGCGGTCTTCGCGGCGCTCGGCGCCTACCTCTTCGAGCGCGCCGCCCGCGAGCGGACGCTGGACCAGCTCGAACGCTTGCAGAGCGGGCTCGCCGCCCTGCGCGACTGGCTGCTCGGGCGCCTCGGCGCGGAGGCCGCGCCGTGAGCGCGGCCCGGCGCCTCCTCCTCCCCGTCGTGGGCCGCCATCTCGTGCGCGAGTTCCTGGCGCCGTTCGCGCTCAGCCTGGCCGGGTTCGTCGTGATCTACATCACGGCCGAGTTCTTCGACCGCCTGGACAGCTTCCTGCGCCACGACGTCGGCAGCGGGGCGATCGTGCGCTACTTCGTCTTCAAGCTGCCGCTGGTGGTGACGCAGGTGACACCCTTCGCCGTGCTGGTCGGCGCCCTGGTCGGCCTGGGGCTCCTGGCGCGCCAGAACGAGTTCGTGGCGCTCCGGGCCTGCGGCGTCAGCGCCTGGCAGATCGCGACGCCGCTCCTCGTCCTCGCGGCCCTGATCAGCGCCGGCGCCTTCACCTGGAACGAGATAGTCGTGCCGTACAGCGCCCACCGCTGGCACGAGATCGAGAACCTCGAGATCAAGCGGCGCGGCCCGGCCAGCGTATTCGCGGGCCGCGAGATCTGGTTCCATGGGCGCGCCGGCTTCTACAACATCGACCGCGTGTCGCCGCGCAAGAAGACGCTCTGGGGCCTCGCCGTCTACCAGCTCGACCCCGATTTCCGGCTCACGCGGCTGATCGAGGCCGACTCCGCCACCTGGGACGGCACGCGCTGGCAGCTGAGCGGTGCGCGCACGCTCGAGTTCACCGCGGACGGCACGCGCCAGCGGCAGGCCGCGCCGCCCGGCTTCACCATCCCCGAAACGCTCGAGGACTTCCGCGCCGTGTCGGTCGAGCCGGAGGAGCTGAGCTACGGAATGCTGCGCCGCCAGATCAAGGACCTCCGCCGCAAGGGGGTCGACACGCACGAGAGCCTGGTCGATCTCCACCTGAAGCTCGCCTTCCCCGCGGCGAGCCTCATCATGATGTTGCTCGCCGTGCCCCTCGCGGCGGCCGGGACACGCGTCACCAGCTTCGCCGCGAGCGTCGGCCTCGGGCTGGCCGTCGGCTTCGCCTACTTCTTCCTGGTCGCCTTCACCCGCCCGCTCGGCCAGACCGGCTCGCTACCCCCCGCGCTGGCGGCGTGGACCGCCAACGTCGTCTTCGCGCTGGTCGGCGGCTTCTACCTGCTCGGCACGGAGTGA
- the secE gene encoding preprotein translocase subunit SecE yields the protein MNALESLKQPVTRSRQFLEECWIELKKVHWPNRKETQAATVVVIIGVVIVALYLGVVDAALAWLVQWALKPS from the coding sequence ATGAACGCTCTCGAATCGCTCAAGCAACCGGTCACGCGCTCCCGCCAGTTCCTGGAGGAGTGCTGGATCGAGCTCAAGAAGGTGCACTGGCCGAACCGCAAGGAGACGCAGGCGGCGACGGTGGTCGTCATCATCGGCGTGGTCATCGTCGCGCTCTACCTCGGGGTGGTCGACGCGGCGCTTGCCTGGCTCGTTCAATGGGCGCTCAAGCCGTCATGA
- the rpmG gene encoding 50S ribosomal protein L33 yields the protein MRDLITLVCDGCKRKNYTSTKNKKLTTDKLALKKFCPACRSHTLHKEGKV from the coding sequence ATGCGCGATCTGATCACGCTCGTGTGCGACGGGTGCAAGCGGAAGAACTACACCAGCACGAAGAACAAGAAGCTGACGACGGACAAGCTCGCCCTGAAGAAGTTCTGCCCGGCGTGCCGGAGCCACACGCTCCACAAGGAGGGGAAGGTCTAG
- the nusG gene encoding transcription termination/antitermination protein NusG: MTAEDERSWYVVHTYSGYEHKVKAALEERIRGLGKPELFGEILVPSEKVVELVKGKKKTSSRKFFPGYILVNMKLNNETWHIVKSTPKVTGFLGGATDPSSTPSISEAEVREITQQMAEGAVKPKPKVLFEQGEQVKVIDGPFQDFNGVVEEVKPDKGKLRVLISIFGRATPVELDFVQVEKA; the protein is encoded by the coding sequence ATGACGGCAGAGGACGAGCGGAGCTGGTACGTGGTGCACACATACTCCGGCTACGAACACAAGGTGAAGGCGGCGCTCGAGGAGCGCATCCGCGGGCTCGGCAAGCCGGAGCTGTTCGGCGAGATCCTGGTGCCGTCGGAGAAGGTGGTCGAGCTGGTCAAGGGGAAGAAGAAGACCTCGTCGCGCAAGTTCTTCCCCGGCTACATCCTCGTCAACATGAAGCTCAACAACGAGACCTGGCACATCGTCAAGTCGACGCCCAAGGTGACCGGTTTCCTCGGCGGCGCGACCGATCCGAGCTCGACCCCGTCCATCTCCGAGGCCGAGGTGCGCGAGATCACGCAGCAGATGGCCGAGGGGGCGGTCAAGCCGAAGCCCAAGGTCCTCTTCGAGCAGGGCGAGCAGGTGAAGGTGATCGACGGCCCCTTCCAGGACTTCAACGGCGTGGTGGAGGAGGTCAAGCCGGACAAGGGGAAGCTGCGCGTGCTGATCAGCATCTTCGGACGCGCCACGCCCGTCGAGCTCGACTTCGTGCAGGTGGAGAAGGCCTGA
- the rlmB gene encoding 23S rRNA (guanosine(2251)-2'-O)-methyltransferase RlmB, translating into MTRPRTTRSGPEAPLVVYGANAVLELLRSGGPVDRLCLGRGPREAEVSAAARARGVRVETGERAALERLAGSPHHQGAVAVTPPFVYAPLERLLAPSCTSALVLDGIQDPRNLGAILRTARALGVGGVVLPRDRSAGVTSVVAAASAGLLFGLPLVQVPNLVRAMEALKAAGFWLVGLSPRGGTPLARLEPPARPALAAGGEGEGLRPLVRRTCDFMAYIPMAPGIDSLNVGVAVAIALYELTARRRGS; encoded by the coding sequence ATGACCCGGCCCCGGACAACCCGAAGCGGGCCCGAGGCGCCGCTGGTCGTCTACGGCGCGAACGCGGTGCTCGAGCTGCTGCGCAGCGGCGGGCCGGTCGATCGTCTCTGTCTTGGACGGGGGCCGCGCGAGGCCGAGGTCTCCGCCGCCGCGCGGGCGCGCGGCGTGCGGGTGGAGACCGGGGAGCGGGCGGCGCTCGAGCGGCTGGCCGGCTCGCCGCACCATCAGGGGGCCGTCGCGGTCACGCCTCCCTTCGTCTACGCGCCGCTCGAGCGGCTCCTCGCCCCGAGCTGCACGAGCGCCCTCGTGCTCGACGGCATCCAGGACCCGCGCAACCTGGGGGCCATCCTGCGCACGGCCCGCGCCCTCGGCGTGGGTGGGGTCGTCCTGCCCCGCGATCGGAGCGCCGGCGTCACCTCGGTGGTGGCCGCCGCGTCCGCGGGCCTCCTCTTCGGGCTCCCGCTGGTCCAGGTCCCCAACCTGGTGCGGGCCATGGAGGCGCTCAAGGCGGCGGGCTTCTGGCTGGTAGGGCTCTCGCCCCGGGGCGGGACGCCGCTGGCGCGCCTGGAGCCTCCGGCCCGCCCCGCTCTGGCGGCCGGCGGGGAGGGCGAGGGGCTCCGACCGCTCGTGCGCCGGACCTGCGACTTCATGGCGTACATCCCGATGGCGCCCGGCATCGACTCGCTCAACGTCGGGGTGGCGGTCGCGATCGCGCTCTACGAGCTGACCGCTCGGCGGCGCGGTTCATAA
- a CDS encoding 50S ribosomal protein L1, with product MAKRSKRYQTAAARIDRARRYPLDEAIRALLAAEGAARFDETVELAVKLGVDPRQADQNVRGTVVLPHGTGKSVRVLVFAKGDKAKEAEAAGADHVGAENLAKKIQDEQWLDFDTAIATPDMMGVVGRLGKILGPRGLMPNPKVGTVTFDIGRAVREVKAGKVEFRVEKAGIVHVAIGKRSFGAERLLENAQALLTSLLRAKPAAAKGHYMQSVAVSTTMGPGIRIDPATVRAAA from the coding sequence ATGGCGAAGCGAAGCAAGCGCTACCAGACGGCCGCCGCGCGCATCGACCGCGCGCGGCGCTATCCGCTCGACGAGGCGATCCGCGCGCTGCTGGCGGCCGAGGGCGCGGCCAGGTTCGACGAGACGGTCGAGCTGGCGGTGAAGCTCGGGGTGGATCCGCGCCAGGCGGATCAGAACGTGCGCGGGACGGTCGTCCTGCCGCACGGCACCGGGAAGAGCGTCCGCGTGCTGGTGTTCGCCAAGGGCGACAAGGCCAAGGAGGCGGAGGCCGCCGGGGCGGACCACGTCGGCGCCGAGAACCTGGCCAAGAAGATCCAGGACGAGCAGTGGCTCGACTTCGACACCGCCATCGCCACCCCGGACATGATGGGCGTGGTCGGCCGCCTCGGGAAGATCCTCGGCCCGCGCGGTCTCATGCCCAACCCCAAGGTCGGTACCGTCACCTTCGACATCGGAAGAGCGGTGCGCGAGGTCAAGGCGGGTAAGGTCGAGTTCCGGGTGGAGAAGGCGGGCATCGTCCACGTGGCCATCGGCAAGCGCAGTTTCGGCGCGGAGCGCCTGCTCGAGAACGCGCAGGCGCTGCTCACGAGCCTGCTGCGCGCCAAGCCGGCGGCCGCCAAGGGTCACTACATGCAGTCCGTCGCGGTCTCCACCACCATGGGGCCGGGCATCCGCATCGATCCCGCGACCGTGCGCGCCGCGGCGTGA
- the rplK gene encoding 50S ribosomal protein L11, with protein MAKKVIAEIKLQIPAGQANPSPPVGPALGQRGVNIMEFCKAFNAQTQAQGGLVIPVIITVYADRSFTFITKTPPAAVLLKRAAGIEKGSSEPGKLKVGQVTRQQVEEIARIKMPDLTAASLEAAIKTVEGTARSLGLDVV; from the coding sequence ATGGCCAAGAAGGTCATCGCGGAGATCAAGCTCCAGATCCCGGCCGGGCAGGCGAACCCGAGCCCGCCGGTCGGGCCGGCGCTCGGGCAGCGCGGCGTGAACATCATGGAGTTCTGCAAGGCGTTCAACGCTCAGACGCAGGCCCAAGGGGGGCTCGTCATCCCGGTCATCATCACGGTCTACGCCGACCGCTCCTTCACCTTCATCACCAAGACGCCGCCGGCGGCGGTGCTCCTGAAGCGCGCGGCGGGGATCGAGAAGGGCTCCAGCGAGCCGGGGAAGCTGAAGGTGGGCCAGGTGACCCGCCAGCAGGTCGAGGAGATCGCGCGCATCAAGATGCCCGACCTGACGGCGGCCAGCCTGGAGGCGGCGATCAAGACGGTCGAGGGCACCGCCCGCAGCCTCGGCCTCGACGTGGTTTAG
- the lptF gene encoding LPS export ABC transporter permease LptF produces the protein MGYTAVVGKIVHRYVFREILVPFLFGLSLFTFTLLIARLLKLIELVVTRGVPVLNILKLLSYIMPAFLEVTVPMAMLLAILVAFGRLSADSEMVALRSSGLSLYQLIAPVAIFALLATAATAALSLWARPWGNRALKTALFDLARARASAGIKEQIFNDDFPGLVIYTEHTDATNDRLRHVLISDERDSTQHNTIFAREGAMVSNPATQAVTLRLRDGFIHTTDGRAGTEYQTHFQFYDVNLDLRQMIEGARQRERDPKELTLAQLGRSIVAKRAAELPFIPELVEYHRKFSIPFACIVFALVAVPLGVQPVRAARSRGFTLSLVMIFAYYVLLSFGQALAEQALVSAAVGLWLPNAVFAALGAYLFERAARERTLDQLERLQSGLAALRDWLLGRLGAEAAP, from the coding sequence ATCGGCTACACGGCGGTTGTGGGAAAGATCGTCCACCGCTACGTCTTCCGCGAGATCCTGGTGCCATTCCTCTTCGGCCTCTCGCTGTTCACCTTCACCCTGCTGATCGCCCGCCTGCTCAAGCTGATCGAGCTGGTCGTGACCCGCGGGGTCCCGGTCCTGAACATCTTGAAGCTGCTCAGCTACATCATGCCGGCCTTCCTCGAGGTCACCGTGCCGATGGCGATGCTGCTCGCCATCCTGGTCGCCTTCGGCCGTCTCTCCGCGGATTCCGAGATGGTGGCGCTGCGCAGCTCGGGGTTGAGCCTCTATCAGCTGATCGCACCGGTCGCCATCTTCGCGCTCCTCGCCACCGCGGCGACCGCCGCGCTTTCGCTCTGGGCCCGGCCGTGGGGCAACCGCGCGCTCAAGACGGCCCTCTTCGACCTGGCCCGCGCGCGCGCGAGCGCGGGCATCAAGGAACAGATCTTCAACGACGACTTCCCGGGGCTGGTGATCTACACCGAGCACACCGACGCGACCAACGACCGCCTCCGGCACGTGCTCATCTCCGACGAGCGCGACAGCACCCAGCACAACACGATCTTCGCCCGCGAGGGGGCCATGGTCTCCAACCCGGCGACGCAGGCGGTGACGCTCCGCCTGCGCGACGGCTTCATCCACACCACCGACGGACGCGCGGGCACGGAGTACCAGACCCACTTCCAGTTCTACGACGTCAACCTCGACCTGCGCCAGATGATCGAAGGCGCGCGCCAGCGCGAGCGCGACCCCAAGGAGCTGACGCTCGCGCAGCTCGGGCGATCGATCGTCGCCAAGCGCGCGGCCGAGCTCCCGTTCATCCCGGAGCTGGTCGAGTACCATCGCAAGTTCTCGATCCCCTTCGCGTGCATCGTGTTCGCCCTGGTCGCCGTGCCGCTCGGCGTGCAGCCGGTCCGCGCCGCCCGCTCGCGCGGCTTCACCCTGAGCCTGGTCATGATCTTCGCCTACTACGTCCTCCTCTCGTTCGGGCAGGCGCTGGCCGAGCAGGCGCTCGTGTCCGCGGCGGTCGGGCTCTGGCTGCCGAACGCGGTCTTCGCGGCGCTCGGCGCCTACCTCTTCGAGCGCGCCGCCCGCGAGCGGACGCTGGACCAGCTCGAACGCTTGCAGAGCGGGCTCGCCGCCCTGCGCGACTGGCTGCTCGGGCGCCTCGGCGCGGAGGCCGCGCCGTGA
- a CDS encoding 50S ribosomal protein L10: MKRAEKIDRVHELEDDLRRATVAVLAEYRGLTAGQLDRFRRAVRAAEGRCRVAKNTLARRAVEASRYEKLGPMLQGPLALILGFKDPVVVAKLTVRFAEEAPKLAIKGAVLDGLVLPPSEVKALATLPSREVVLAQLLGLLQVPAVQLLRTLNEPAARLARLVDRIGKRAQPGVSDASAAS, encoded by the coding sequence ATGAAGAGGGCAGAGAAGATCGACCGGGTGCACGAGCTGGAGGACGACCTCAGGCGTGCGACCGTGGCCGTGTTGGCCGAGTACCGCGGGCTGACGGCGGGGCAGCTCGACCGCTTCCGGCGCGCGGTGCGGGCGGCGGAGGGCCGCTGTCGGGTGGCGAAGAACACGCTCGCCAGGCGGGCGGTCGAGGCGTCGCGCTACGAGAAGCTCGGGCCCATGCTGCAGGGCCCGCTGGCGCTGATCCTCGGCTTCAAGGACCCGGTCGTGGTCGCCAAGCTGACGGTCAGGTTCGCGGAGGAGGCTCCCAAGCTCGCGATCAAAGGCGCGGTGCTCGACGGTCTGGTGCTGCCGCCGTCCGAGGTGAAGGCGCTCGCGACGCTGCCCTCGCGCGAGGTGGTGCTGGCGCAGCTCCTGGGCCTCCTGCAGGTGCCGGCGGTCCAGCTCCTGCGCACCCTGAACGAGCCCGCGGCTCGCCTGGCGCGGCTCGTGGATCGGATAGGCAAGCGCGCCCAGCCGGGCGTGTCCGACGCAAGCGCGGCCTCGTAG